GGTGGCTATTCGAAGACCATCGGCGCGGCCACCGTCGATGTCGGCGTCCTCTATTATTACTATCCCGGCTCGCACGGTGCGAATACCGACTTCGTTGAGCCCTATGCCTCGATCAAGGGCACATTCGGCCCCGCGACCGCGAAGGTTACGGTCAACTATGCACCCAAGCAGCGGGCGCTTTCGATCGACGGCGGCCTGACCAAGAAGGATAATGTGTACCTCGCGGGTGACCTGACGGCCAGCATTCCCAAGACTCCGCTCGGCGTGTCGGCGCATCTCGGCCACAACTTCGGTCCCAGCCTGCTGACCTTCGCTGACAAGGGCTACACCGACTGGAACATCGGAGCGACCTATACTTGGGGCCACCTGACCTTGGGCGTCAGCTATGTCGACACCGATAAGAATTTCGTGTCGTCTTATGTCTCGGCGGACGGCACGCCCCGCACAACGCGCAATCTGTCGAAGGCGGGCGTCGTCGGTTCGATCACCGCATCGTTCTGATCGCCTGAAAAATCACGAAGAGGGCCGCGATCCACAAGGGTCGCGGCCCTTTTTCATGGCCCGCCCTTTCCCGGTCGCGTGCACACCGCCCAGACCCTATATAAGTGGCATGTCTGCCTTGCCGCTTGCCCTGATTTTCCTTGCCACGGTCGCCGCGATGGAAGGCTTCGCCTATGTCATGCATCGTTGGGTGATGCACGGACCGGGCTGGTTCCTCCACGCCAGCCACCACCGCCCACGCAGGGGCTTCTGGGAAGCCAACGACCTCTATTTCGTGATCTTCGCCATGCCCTCCATCCTGTTGCTGTTGGGCGGCGTGCAATGGCATTGGGGCGGCTGGGCAACAGCAACCGGCGCGGGCATCGCCGCCTATGGCGCGATCTATCTTGGCTTCCACGACATCATCGTCCACCGCCGGATCGGCCATCGCCTTGTCCCGCGCTCACCCTATATGAAGCGCATCGTCCAGGCCCATCGCCTGCATCATGCGGTCGAAAGCAGACAGGGCTGCGTCAGCTTCGGCTTCCTCGTCGCGCCCCGCCCGGAAGCACTGAAACAGGCTCTGGCGCGAACCGACCGCACGCATATGCGCGGTGCCGAGGTCCACACCCCCATATCCCCAATCAAATGATCGTGAACGGCTGAGCCGAGAACCGCTTCAGCGGCTCCACCGCGCCCAGATGGCGGTCGGCAACATCAACCCGCGCGCCTCTTCCCGCACCGTCAGTTCGCCCGCTTCCACCGTTCCCGGCAGATCGGCAAAGGCCTGTTTCAGCAATTCCCCGATCGCCAGCGCCGACATGCGCACGGCATAGACGGTCAGGAACAGAAAACGGCTGTCCGCGTCCAGCAACTGGCGGCAATTGGCGATAAGGCCCGGAAGATCCTCCTCCAGCCGCCACACCTCGCCATCCGGCCCACGCCCATATTTGGGCGGATCGAGCAATATGCCGTCATAGCGCCGCCCCCGCCGCACCTCGCGCGCCACAAACTTGGCGGCATCGTCGACGATCCAGCGCACCGGCCGGTCTTCCAGCCCCGACAGCCCCGCATTGGCCCGCGCCTGCGCCACCGATTTCTTGGAGGCGTCGACATGCACCATCTGCGCGCCCGCCGCGGCCATCGCCAGCGTGCCGACGCCGGTATAGCCGAACAGGTTCATGACCTGCGGCGTGTCCCCGGCGGCGATCTTGTCGGCAACCTTGCCGCGCATCCAGTCCCAGACCGGCGCCATGTCGGGAAAGAAGCCCAGATGCCGGAAGGGCGTGCAACTCGACTGGAAAGTCACCTCATTCCAGCGCAGCGGCCAGCCTTCGGCCGGCACGGGCCGCTCATAGAACCAGCGCCCGCCACCTTCCTCGTCGGAACCGGGCACGAATTCGCCATCGGCCTGCCAATCGTCCTGCGCTGGCGCCCACATCGCCTGCGGCTCGGGCCGGATGAAGCGGAAGCGGCCATAGCGCTCCAGCTTCCGTCCATGGCCCGAATCGATCAGGCCATAATCGGCCCAGGGCTCACCAGGAAGGGTTTGAAGGTCCACCCCTCAGGCCCTCGGCGTCGCCCGCTCCGCCACATAGGCCGTGACCGCGTCGAAAGTGCCGGGCAGCTTGGCATAGGCCTCTTCCCGCGCGAACAGGTCACCGACCCGCGAAGGCAGGCCCGGACGGATTCCGGTCGCCCTTTCCACCGCCGTGGGGAACTTTGCCGGATGCGCCGTCGCCAGCGTCACCACCGGAACCGCCGGGTCGAGATCAACCGTCCGCGCCGCCGCCAGACCGATGGCGCTGTGCGGATCGATCACCTGCCCCGCCGCGTCATAGGCCCAGCGCATCGCCATGGTCATGCCGTCAGCATCCACCCGCGCGGAGGTGAACAGCTTCGACGCCCCCTCCCGCTGCGCATTGGTCAGGCGCATCGCCTTGCTCGCCTCGAAGCCCTTCATCTGCTCGGCCAGCGCCTTGCCGTCACGCCCGCCGGCATCGAACAACAGCCGCTCGAAATTGGAGCTGACCTGGATGTCCATGCTCGGCGTCGCCGTCGCCACCACCTGGCCCTGGCTGTAGTCACCCTCAGCCAGCGCCCGATGCAGGATATCGTTGACGTTGGTGGCGACCATCAGCTTCGCCACCGGCAGGCCCATCTGCGCCGCGACATAGCCCGCGAACACGTCGCCGAAATTGCCGGTCGGAACGGAGAAGGCGATCTCCCGCTCCGGCGCGCCCAGGCGGACGGCGGCGTAGAAATAATAGACGACCTGCGCCATCAGCCGTGCCCAGTTGATGCTGTTCACCGCCGACAGGTTGAACCGGCGTGCAAAGGCCGCATCGTTGAACATCGCCTTCACCAGCGCCTGTGCGTCGTCGAAGCTGCCGTCGATGGCGATATTGTAGACATTGGGCGCCAGCACCGTGGTCATCTGGCGGCGCTGGACGTCCGACACACGGCCTTCGGGATGCAGCATGAAGATGTCGATCTTCGCCCGGCCCGCCACGGCATCGATCGCCGCCGATCCGGTATCGCCGGAGGTCGCGCCGACAATGGTCAGATGATCGTCCCGGCGCGACAGGAAACGCTCGAACAATTGGCCGAGCAGTTGCAGCGCGACGTCCTTGAACGCCAGCGTCGGGCCATGGAACAGTTCGAGCAGCCAGTGCCGGTGATCCAGTTGAACCAGTGGCGTCACCGCGTCATGGCTGAACCGGCCATAGGCGGCCGTGCACAGCTCGCGCAATTCTTCTTCGCTCAGCGATCCCGCGACGAAGGGCGCCATGACCCGCACCGCCGTTTCGACATAGGACAGGCCCGAAAGCGCGCGAATATCCTCGGCGGAGAAGCTGGGCCAGCTTTCCGGCAGATAGAGTCCACCATCGGACGCCAGCCCTGCCAGCGTCACATCCTCGAACCCGAGCGCGGGCGCGCTCCCCCTGGTGCTCACATATTGCATGATGGGGTAGCCCGGTAGCGCTGGACGCGCCTTGGAGCAAGCTTTTAAGGCGCCGGGGTCCGTCTGGCGACAGCCAGAAGATAGATGATGACGGCAATGGCGGCAAAGAAGAACCATTGCACGGCATAGGCCAGATGGTTGTTGGGCACATCCGCCGCCGCCGGGGGCGCCAATGGCTTGAGGCCCGGCACACCCTCTCCCGCAATCAGCATCGGCCGCAAAGGCAAGGCCTTGCCGCTGATCCGCGAGAGCAGGGAGCGATGATCCGGCTCCTCTCCGATCCATCCGCGCATCTGGCCGCCGCCCCATTGCGGTTTGGCATCGGGCCGGGCCGCCACGCCCGCCGCGACCAGCACACCCGGCCCCTCTGCTCCGGTCGCGCATTCGGCGATATAGCGATAGCCGGTCGATCCATCGGCCGCCCGGCCTGCCTCGCTATGCCAGCGGATCACATGCAGACAATGAACGGAGGATCGGCGGAAGAGCAAATCGGACGGCACGGGCGGAAAGGTTGGGAAAGTCACTGCGGGTCGCGCCGGGTTGGCGGCGACCAACGCAAGCATCGCTTCCTTTTCGGCCCGGCGCTGCAACTGCCAGACGCCAAGGCCGATCATCACCAGCACCGCCGCCGCGACGATCAGGGTCGGCAGGAGAGGCAGGCGCCGGATCATTGGTCACGCTCCCTGACCTTCAGCTGCCCCTCACGCGCCTTGTTGCGATACTCGAGGATCAGCAGCATGGCCTTCGCCACGCGCAGGCTCCCGACTACGGCCAGCACCGTCAACGGCGTCCACAACAGGATATGCAGCCAGAGCGGGGGATGCACCTTCAGTTCCAAGGTCAGCGCCAATGCCACCATCACGGCGCCAACGATCAGGGTCAGGAAGGCAGCCGGGCCGTCACCGACATTGAACTGCCCAAGATCAAGCCCGCAAGCCCGGCAGGAAGGGGCGAAGCGCACCGGCCCGACAAACATCGTCGCCGCGCCGCATTGCGGGCACGCCCCACGCGCCGCTGCCATCAGCAGGGGCTGCGATGCACCGGAAACAGGATCGGTCGATAGCATGGAATCAGGCATAGGGCCGCCTTTCCAAAAAGAAAACGGCCGGATCGCATCCGGCCGTTTCTACCCAAATCATGGACGAAGCCGTCCGATCAGCCGCCGTGGACCGGCGCGCCCCAGCCACCCCAGACATAGATGACGACGAAGAGGAACAACCACACGACGTCGACAAAATGCCAATACCAGGCTGCGGCTTCAAAACCGAAATGCTGGCGCGGGGTGAAATCGCCCCGATGCGCGCGGATCAGGTTCACGATCAGGAAGATGGTGCCGATCAGGACGTGGAAGCCGTGGAAGCCGGTCGCCATGTAGAAGGCGGAGCTATAGGGCGTGTGACCGAAGGGGAACGGCGCATGCGCATATTCATAGGCCTGGATCGAGGAGAAGAGCAGGCCGAGGATGACGGTGATCGTCAGACCCCGCTTCAATCCCTCGCGATCGCCATGGATCAGCGCGTGGTGCGCCCAGGTGACGGTCGTGCCCGAACAGAGCAGGATCAGCGTGTTGAGCAGCGGCAGTTCGAAGGCGTTCATCACCTCGATGCCCTTGGACGGGAACATCCCGTCGATCGGCGCGAGCTGGCTCGGGAAGAGCGAGAAGTCGAAGAAGGACCAGAACCAGCCGACGAAGAACATCACTTCCGATGCGATGAACAGGATCATGCCGTAGCGCAGATGAAGCTGCACCACCGGCGTATGGTCCCCGGCATGGGCTTCGGCAATGACGTTGCTCCACCAGCTGAACATGGTGAACAGCACGCCTGCCACGCCGATCAGGAAAACCCAGCCGCCGCCGGCCGGCATGGCGTCGGGATGCATCCACATGATCGCGCCAAAGGCCATGACCAGCGCCGACATAGAGCCGAATAGCGGCCAGATGCTGGGCGGAAGAATATGATAATCGTGGTTCTTGGCGCCTGCCATGACGTTCTCATCCCCGTTCGCGTTATCGTTGTTGCTTAGCTTGGCTTTTTATCCTGCTCAACAGGATAGAAGGTATAGCTCAGCGTGATTTCCTGTGTGTCCTTATTGTCGTAATCGTCCAATATCTTGGGATCGACATAATAGATCACCGGCATGCGGACCTCTTCCCCCGGCTGCAAGGTTTGCTGGGTGAAGCAGAAACATTGAATCTTGGTGAAATAGGCCCCGGCCTGCAAAGGTGTGACGTTGAAGCTGGCCGTGCCCGTAACGGGCTTGTCCGACATGTTCTTGGCCAGGAAAATCGCCATGCTGCGGGCACCGACCGTCACCGTCTGGGTCGCATGTTCAGGGCGAAACTGCCAGGGCATGCCGGGCGCCACGTTGGAATCGAAGCGAATCGACATGCGGTGCCCAGTGGCTTCACGCACCTGCACATCAGCGGCGGCCCGCTGCGTGGTGCCACCAAAGCCAGTGCGCTCGCAAAAAATCCGATAGAGCGGAACCGAGGCGAAACCGAGGCCCAGCATGGCCAGGCCAACGCCCGCCATCCAGATCATCGTCCGCCGGTTGCGGCGGCCCTGATCAAAGGGAGAAGGAGGCAGACTCGCCATCAATGCCCCCCGCTGATCTTGGCGATGGTGATGGCGTAGAAGAGAATGACCAACCCGCCGAGCAACAGCCCCGTCACAATGGCGCGGCTTTTCTGACGGGTACGGATTTGCCGGTCTTCTTCGGGCGTCATGGGAACATCCATCGGTCAGCCACTACCGCTCCAAACAACAGGAAGAGGTAAAGGATCGAATATTTGAACAGCCGCTTTTCCGGACCCATGCGCGCGGGATCACTCTCACGGTGGCGGTAGACCTGAAAGGCGAAGACCGCAAACAGCGCCGTGCCGAGCAGCGCCGCCGTGCCATAGACCGGGCCGGTCAGACGCAAGATCACCGGCGCCATCGCCGCCGCAGCCATGATCGCGGTGTAGAACCAGATCTGGCGGCGCGTGACGACTTCACCCGAAACGACCGGCAACATGGGAATGCCGGCGGCGGCATAATCCGTCTTCACGAACAGCGCGAGCGACCAGAAGTGCGGCGGAGTCCAGAAGAAGACCAGCATGAAAAGGGCGATAGGCAGCGCACCGATATCCCCCGTCACCGCTGCCCAGCCAATCACCGGCGGGAAAGCGCCCGCAGCACCACCGATCACAATATTCTGCGCCGTCCGGGGCTTCAGCCAGATGGTGTAGATGAAGACGTAGAAGAGGATCGACACTGCCAGCACGGCCGCCGCAAGCCAGTTGGTCGCGATCCCCATCAGCAGTACCGAAAAGAAGGAGAGACCCACGCCGAAATGCAGAGCCGATTGCCGGTCCATCCGTCCGCCGGGAATCGGACGATTGGCCGTGCGCTTCATCTTCGCGTCGATATCGGCCTCATACCATTGGTTGAGCGTCGCCGCCGCACCTGCGCCCAGCGCAATGCAGAGAATCGCCGTAAAGCCGAGTACCGGATGAATATGACCCGGCGCAGCAAGCAGGCCACATAGCCCGGTGAAAACCACCAGGGTCATTACCCGCGGCTTGGTCAGCGCGACGAAATCCCGCCAATGGGCGGGAATCACAGATGCTGAACCTTCCGACATGACCGGCGAACTTGCCATAATCTCCTCATACGGCAGCCCGGCACGATGGTCCGCGCCGGGCCTGCTCCGTGTTTGCTGGAACTGGCGCGCCCTTACGCCAATCCCGGCATTCCCGCAAATCGGAATGCCCCAAGGCTGCGATCAGTCGATGACCGGCAGCGTTTCGAACTGGTGGAAGGGCGGCGGGCTGGACAGCGTCCATTCCAGCGTCGTGGCGCCTTCGCCCCAGGGATTGCCCTCCGCCTTCTTGCCGGCAACGAGCGACCAGACAAGATTGACGAAGAAGATCAGCATGCCGGCGGCCATGACCTCATAGCCGTGGCTGGCGAACTTGTTCCAATAGGCAAAGGCTTCCGGATAGTCCGGGTAGCGGCGGGGCATGCCCGACAGGCCCAGGAAGTGCATCGGGAAGAACAGCATGTTCACGCCGACGAAGAACACCCAGAAGTGCAGGTGGCCGAGGAATTCATTGTACATCCGGCCCGACATTTTCGGGAACCAGTAGTAGAAGCCCGCGAACAGGCCGAAGACCGCGCCCAGCGACAGCACATAGTGGAAGTGTGCGACGACATAATAGGTGTCGTGCAGCACGTCGTCGACGCCGCCATTGGCCAGCACCACGCCGGTGACGCCGCCCACGGTGAACAGGAAGATGAAGCCCAGCGCCCAGACCATCGGGGTCTTGTAGCTGATCGAGCCGCCCCAGATCGTCGCGATCCAGGAAAAGATCTTGATGCCGGTGGGCACCGCGATGACCATCGTGGCGGCGGTGAAGTACATCTTCACGTTCACCGACATGCCGGTGACGAACATGTGGTGCGCCCACACGACGAAGCCGACCACACCGATCGCGACCATGGCATAGGCCATGCCGAGATAGCCGAAGACCGGCTTGCGGCTGAAGGTCGAAACGATCTGGCTGACGATGCCGAAGCCCGGCAGGATCATGATGTACACTTCGGGGTGGCCGAAGAACCAGAAGAGATGCTGGTACAGTTCCGGATCGCCACCGCCGGCGGCATCATAGAAGGTCGTGCCGAAATTGCGGTCGGTCAGCAACATGGTGATCGCGGCGGCCAGAACCGGCAGCGCGAGCAGCAACAGGAAGGCGGTGACCAGCACCGACCAGACGAACAGCGGCATCTTGTGCAGGGTCATGCCCGGCGCGCGCATGTTCAAAATGGTGGTGATGAAGTTGATCGCACCCAGGATCGAGCTGGCGCCCGCAATGTGCAGCGACAGGATCGCCATGTCGACCGCCGGCCCCGCAGAACCGCTGGTCGAGAGCGGCGCGTAGACCGTCCAGCCGGTGCCCGCACCATTGCCGGTGCCGCCGGGGAAGAAGCTCGAACCGAGCAGTAGCGCAAAAGCCGGGATGAGCAGCCAGAAGCTGATATTGTTCATCCGCGGGAAGGCCATGTCCGGCGCGCCGATCATGATCGGCACGAACCAGTTGCCGAAGCCGCCGATCATCGCGGGCATCACCATGAAGAAGACCATGATGAGGCCGTGCGCCGTGATCAGCACGTTCCAGAGGTGATAGGCCTGATCGAGCGTGGCGCTTGGGCCATCGCTGAACTGCGCCCAGGTCTGGAGATACTGGATGCCCGGCTCCGCCAGTTCGGCGCGCATCAGGCCCGAAATCGCACCGCCGATGATGCCGGCGATGATCGCGAAGATCAGATAGAGCGTGCCGATATCCTTGTGGTTGGTCGACATGAACCAACGCTGGAAGAAGGCCGGCTTGTGATCGGCGTCATGATGCTCGTGCACATGATCGCCGTGATGATCTGCGGTAATGGTGGTCATGGCGTATCTGCCCTTACATCAAAGCTTGGCGGCGGGGGCGGCGGGCTGGGCGGCCTGAGCGGTCGTCGCCGCACCTGCGCCCTTGAGCTTCCCGCCCTGCGAGAGCAGCCACTGGTCGAATTGGGCCGGCGGAAGCGCCTCGACCGCGATCGGCATGAAGCCGTGGCGGGCGCCGCACAGTTCCGAGCACTGGCCGTAATAGACGCCCGGCTTCTCGATGGTGAAGCTCTTCTCATTGAGACGGCCCGGCACCGCGTCCATCTTCACCCAGAGCGAAGGCACCGCGAAGCTGTGGATCACGTCAGCGCCGGTGATGATCAGCTTGATCGGACGACCGACCGGCAGGACCAGCCGATTGTCGGGCGCCAGCAGATAGGGCTCACCATTGGCCTCCGCCTTGTCCCTGGGCAGCAGGTTGGAAACGAACTCAGGAATCCCGTTGTCGGGATATTCATAGCCCCAATACCATTGATAGCCGGTGACCTTGACAGTCAGCGCATCTTTGGGCGCGGGCTTGTACTGGTCGGCGAGCAGCCCGATCGAGGGCACCGCGATCACCAGCAGGATGACCACCGGCACCACGGTCCAGATCACCTCGATCACCGTATTGTGCGAGGTTTTGGACGGCGTCGGATTGGCGCTCTGGCGGAAGCGGACCATCACATAGAGCATCAGGACGAGCACGAAGATCGAGATGATGGTGATGATCGGCAGCAGCATCTGGTCATGCAGCCAGCGGGCCGTGTGGCCGGTCGGCGAAAACTGCTTCTGAAGGGTGATTTCACCCGGCATCGGCATCCCGATGCCCAGGGTCGGCTTCATGCGCGGCGGCGCGGCGACCTTTTCTGCGGAAGCGGCGGCGGGTGCCGCGGCATTGCTGGCCGAATCGGCGGCCGCCGTTTCATTTCCGGCGGCGGGCGCCGCGACTGCGGCATTCTCCTGCGCCAGTGCCGGACCGTTCATCGCGAGTGTGGGCGCAAAGGCCAACAACCCGGCGAGGACGAGCGATTTCACCTTTTTCATAGCGTCTTCTTACCCCGTAACCCCTTGGCGCCGCTGCAACGAAGACACACGCATGGATACGCCTCCCCCCGCCTGTTTCGGTCCGCCACGGCTTATAAGCATCGTTTTTTTATGCCTCAACCTTCCACAACCAGATTTTCTTCGCTGTTGCAACGCCTAGTTGGTGAGCCTATCTCGCTCCCCGCGCACAGGGGCGCGATCATGGGGCGACCCATGAAGGGAAGACGGGCCGCTTCGACATCAGGCAGGCGGCGCGGACGAATGGATCGAAGAATCGAATGACCGACGAGGAAGTATTAGCGGAATTCAGGGCTGCGGGCGCGTTGCTGGAGGGGCATTTCATTCTGTCCTCCGGCCGCCGCAGCGCCAATTATCTTCAGTGCGCCCGCGTGCTGATGAACGCCGAACGCGCGGGTCGGCTGGCGCGCGCCACGGTGCAGAAATTGCCGCGCGAAATGCGGCAGGAGATCGATCTGGTCGTTTCTCCGGCCATGGGCGGCCTTATCATCGGCCATGAGGTCGGTCGCGCGCTCGACAAGGATGCGGTGTTCCTCGAACGCCCCGAAGGCACGTTCGAACTGCGCCGCGGCTTTGCCATCACCCCAGGCCAGAAGGTGCTGATGGTCGAGGACGTAGTGACCACAGGCCTGTCCTCGCGTCAGGCGATCGAGGCGGTCGAGGCCGAAGGCGGCATCGTCGTCGCGGAAGTCGCGCTGGTCGATCGATCGGCAGGCGAAGTCGATCTGGGCGTCCCCTTCTACCCGCTCGTCAGCATCAATTTCCCGGTCTATGAGGCCGACCAGATTCCGCCCGAACTGGCGGCGATCCCGGCGACCAAGCCCGGCAGCCGGAAGCAGTAGAAGCCCATGCCGCACTCCCCCGCCCCCTTGCGCCTGGGCGTCAACATCGATCATGTGGCGACCATCCGCAACGCGCGGGAAGGCGAGCATCCCGATCCGGTGAAGGCCGCGCTGTTGGCGGTCAAGGCGGGAGCGGATGGCATCACCGCCCATTTGCGGGAAGACCGGCGCCATATCCGCGATGAGGATATCGCGACTCTGATGGCGGCGCTCACCGTGCCGCTCAATCTGGAAATGGCGGCAACGCAGGAGATGCTGGGCATCGCGCTCAGGCACCGTCCGCACGCCGCCTGCATCGTGCCGGAAAAGCGGGAGGAGCGGACGACCGAAGGCGGCCTCGACGCCGTCGGGCAGATGGACGCGCTGCGCCCGATCGTCGGCGCGCTCAATGATGCGGGCATCCGGGTCAGCCTGTTCATCGAACCCGAACCGGCGCAGATCGAGGCGGCGATCCGCCTCGGCGCCCCGGTGGTCGAGTTCCACACCGGCCGCTATGCCCATATCACCGGCACCGAGCGGGCGGAGGAACTGCGCCGCCTGTCCGACGCCGCCGCGCTGGCTGCCAAGAACGGCATCGAACCGCATGCGGGCCATGGCCTGACCTACGACAATGTTGGTCCCATCGCCGCGATTCCGCAGATCGTGGAACTCAATATCGGCCATTTCCTGATCGGTGAGGCGATTCTCAGCGGTCTGGAAGGCAGCATCCGCGAAATGCGGCGGCAGATGGATCTGGTGCGTTGATCATCGGCCTGGGTTCCGACCTCTGCAACATCGAGCGGATACAGAATTCGCTCGACCGCTTTGGCCAACGATTCGAGAATCGCGTCTTCACAGCCATCGAGCGGGCGAAAGCTGACCGCCGCCCCTTCACCAAGGCGGGCACGCTCGCCAAGCGCTTTGCCGCCAAGGAGGCTTTTTCCAAGGCCGTGGGCACAGGCTTCAACAAGGGCGTGTTCATGAAGGATATCGGCGTGGTCAACCGCCCCGGCGGCGCGCCGACACTGGAACTGACCGGCGGCGCGCTGACCCGGCTGGAATCGCTGGTGCCCGCCGGTCATCGCCCGGTCATTCACCTGACGCTCACCGACGATCATCCATGGGCACAGGCCTTTGTTATCATTGAAGCCCTGCCGCTGTGACGTCGGGGCTTCTTCAGCCGGAATTCCTTCCATGACGGCAGCGGACATGACCGAGAACAGCCCCCTTCCCTCCGACGAGCCGACCACGCCGCAAACAGAGGGCCCCGAAAAGACATCGGTCGACTGGTGGCAGGAAGCGAAGAGCATCGGCCTGCTGATCCTGGCGGTACTGGCCTTCCACAGCTTCGTCGCCAAACCCTTCTACATTCCCAGCGAATCGATGATGCCGGTGCTGTTGAAGGGCGACCGGCTGGTGGTGAGCAAATTTCCCTATGGCTGGTCCTATGTCTCGCCCAGCTTCCATCCGCTGCCCTTTCTGAAGGGCCGAATCTTCGGGCACATGCCCCAGCGCGGCGACATCGTCATCGTTTCGCCCCAGAACAAGCGCGAGGATTATATCAAGCGCGTCATCGGCCTGCCCGGCGACATATTGGAAGTGCGCGGCGGCCAGGTCATCCTGAACGGCGTGCCGGTGCCGCAGAAGGTGCTGAAGCCGATCCGTATTCCGGTCGACAACAATGCCCCCTGCCCGCCAATGCAGTTCCCCGGCGCGCTGGTGACCGATGCGAACGGCAAGAGCTGGTGCGAACTGCCAGTGCGGCAGGAAACCCTGCCCAACGGCAAGAGCTATGTCGTCATCGACATGGGACCGAGCACGCTTGACTGGTACGGGCCGGTGCGGATTCCGGAGGGCCATGTCTTCCTGATGGGCGACAATCGCGACAACAGCGCCGACAGCCGGGCGCCGCTGGAGGAAAACGGCCTTGGCGGGCCGGTGCCATGGGAATCGATCGGCGGCCGGGCGGAATTCATCACCTTCTCGCTCGACGGCGATTCGGGCTGGAACCCGCTGAGTTGGCTCCATGCCTTCCGCAGCGGCCGGGCGGGGAACAGCCTGCGTCCCGCGAGCGTTGCCGTTCCGAAATAGCTTTTGCATCAAAGGGGGTGCGGGTTGAGCGACGAACAGGTCCATATCGAACAACCCGGCCCCAGCGAACGGCAAAGCCCGCTGGTCCAGCATGAGGCAAGGCGGGCGGCCGTCTGGTTCGCCATGGGTATCGCCATCGCGCTGGTCGTGCTGCTGGCCCAGCCGTTGCTGCTGGTCATGGGCGCGCTGGTGCTGACGACGATGATGGACGGCGGCACACGGCTGCTGGGACGGGTATTGCCGATCG
This region of Sphingobium sp. EM0848 genomic DNA includes:
- the acpS gene encoding holo-ACP synthase yields the protein MIIGLGSDLCNIERIQNSLDRFGQRFENRVFTAIERAKADRRPFTKAGTLAKRFAAKEAFSKAVGTGFNKGVFMKDIGVVNRPGGAPTLELTGGALTRLESLVPAGHRPVIHLTLTDDHPWAQAFVIIEALPL
- the ctaD gene encoding cytochrome c oxidase subunit I translates to MTTITADHHGDHVHEHHDADHKPAFFQRWFMSTNHKDIGTLYLIFAIIAGIIGGAISGLMRAELAEPGIQYLQTWAQFSDGPSATLDQAYHLWNVLITAHGLIMVFFMVMPAMIGGFGNWFVPIMIGAPDMAFPRMNNISFWLLIPAFALLLGSSFFPGGTGNGAGTGWTVYAPLSTSGSAGPAVDMAILSLHIAGASSILGAINFITTILNMRAPGMTLHKMPLFVWSVLVTAFLLLLALPVLAAAITMLLTDRNFGTTFYDAAGGGDPELYQHLFWFFGHPEVYIMILPGFGIVSQIVSTFSRKPVFGYLGMAYAMVAIGVVGFVVWAHHMFVTGMSVNVKMYFTAATMVIAVPTGIKIFSWIATIWGGSISYKTPMVWALGFIFLFTVGGVTGVVLANGGVDDVLHDTYYVVAHFHYVLSLGAVFGLFAGFYYWFPKMSGRMYNEFLGHLHFWVFFVGVNMLFFPMHFLGLSGMPRRYPDYPEAFAYWNKFASHGYEVMAAGMLIFFVNLVWSLVAGKKAEGNPWGEGATTLEWTLSSPPPFHQFETLPVID
- the pyrE gene encoding orotate phosphoribosyltransferase, with protein sequence MTDEEVLAEFRAAGALLEGHFILSSGRRSANYLQCARVLMNAERAGRLARATVQKLPREMRQEIDLVVSPAMGGLIIGHEVGRALDKDAVFLERPEGTFELRRGFAITPGQKVLMVEDVVTTGLSSRQAIEAVEAEGGIVVAEVALVDRSAGEVDLGVPFYPLVSINFPVYEADQIPPELAAIPATKPGSRKQ
- the lepB gene encoding signal peptidase I; amino-acid sequence: MTAADMTENSPLPSDEPTTPQTEGPEKTSVDWWQEAKSIGLLILAVLAFHSFVAKPFYIPSESMMPVLLKGDRLVVSKFPYGWSYVSPSFHPLPFLKGRIFGHMPQRGDIVIVSPQNKREDYIKRVIGLPGDILEVRGGQVILNGVPVPQKVLKPIRIPVDNNAPCPPMQFPGALVTDANGKSWCELPVRQETLPNGKSYVVIDMGPSTLDWYGPVRIPEGHVFLMGDNRDNSADSRAPLEENGLGGPVPWESIGGRAEFITFSLDGDSGWNPLSWLHAFRSGRAGNSLRPASVAVPK
- the coxB gene encoding cytochrome c oxidase subunit II, which encodes MKKVKSLVLAGLLAFAPTLAMNGPALAQENAAVAAPAAGNETAAADSASNAAAPAAASAEKVAAPPRMKPTLGIGMPMPGEITLQKQFSPTGHTARWLHDQMLLPIITIISIFVLVLMLYVMVRFRQSANPTPSKTSHNTVIEVIWTVVPVVILLVIAVPSIGLLADQYKPAPKDALTVKVTGYQWYWGYEYPDNGIPEFVSNLLPRDKAEANGEPYLLAPDNRLVLPVGRPIKLIITGADVIHSFAVPSLWVKMDAVPGRLNEKSFTIEKPGVYYGQCSELCGARHGFMPIAVEALPPAQFDQWLLSQGGKLKGAGAATTAQAAQPAAPAAKL
- a CDS encoding pyridoxine 5'-phosphate synthase codes for the protein MPHSPAPLRLGVNIDHVATIRNAREGEHPDPVKAALLAVKAGADGITAHLREDRRHIRDEDIATLMAALTVPLNLEMAATQEMLGIALRHRPHAACIVPEKREERTTEGGLDAVGQMDALRPIVGALNDAGIRVSLFIEPEPAQIEAAIRLGAPVVEFHTGRYAHITGTERAEELRRLSDAAALAAKNGIEPHAGHGLTYDNVGPIAAIPQIVELNIGHFLIGEAILSGLEGSIREMRRQMDLVR